From Rhododendron vialii isolate Sample 1 chromosome 10a, ASM3025357v1, the proteins below share one genomic window:
- the LOC131302470 gene encoding annexin Gh1-like, which yields MATVTIPPSVPSPAEDCELLRKAFAGWGTNEDLIIQILAHRNSAQRKLIRQTYADLFKEDIWKELDKELSNDFERVVLLWTMDPAERDAFLANEETMRQSASNCVLMEIACIRSSHDLFMARQAYHARYKRSVEEDVSYHTTGDFRKLLAPLLSSFRYEGEEVNMRVAKSEAKILHEKILEKAYNHEELIRILTTRSKAQLNATLNYYNNEFGNAINKDLKADPKDEYLTLLRATVKCLTCPEKYSEKVLRSAINKLGTDEWALTRVVATRAEVDMQRIKEEFHRRNSVPLDIAISGDTSGDYKKMLLALIGHGNN from the exons atggcGACTGTTACGATACCTCCATCGGTTCCATCTCCAGCAGAAGACTGTGAACTTCTCCGAAAAGCCTTTGCAG GATGGGGAACCAATGAGgatttgattattcaaattttggCACACAGGAATTCAGCCCAACGCAAGTTAATCCGGCAAACTTATGCCGACCTTTTCAAAGAAGACATATGGAAAGAACTGGACAAAGAACTTTCAAATGACTTTGAG CGGGTAGTTCTGCTCTGGACAATGGATCCAGCTGAGCGTGATGCATTCTTGGCTAATGAAGAGACAATGAGGCAAAGTGCAAGCAACTGTGTGCTTATGGAAATTGCGTGTATCAGATCTTCACATGACCTGTTTATGGCGAGGCAGGCATATCATGCTCGTTATAAGAGATCCGTTGAAGAAGATGTTTCGTATCACACAACTGGGGACTTTCGTAAG CTTTTAGCTCCCCTCCTGAGTTCATTCCGTTATGAGGGGGAAGAGGTGAACatgagagtggcaaaatcagagGCCAAGATACTTCATGAGAAGATATTGGAGAAGGCATATAACCATGAGGAGCTTATTAGGATTCTGACTACGCGGAGTAAAGCACAGCTGAATGCAACCCTCAACTACTATAACAATGAATTTGGAAATGCGATCAACAAG gatctaaaggctGACCCCAAGGATGAATACCTCACTCTTCTGAGGGCAACAGTAAAGTGCTTGACTTGCCCTGAGAAGTACTCTGAGAAAGTTCTTCGATCAGCAATCAACAAGCTAGGGACCGATGAATGGGCTCTCACTCGAGTTGTTGCAACTCGTGCTGAGGTTGACATGCAACGAATCAAGGAGGAATTCCACCGGAGGAACAGTGTCCCTCTGGATATTGCCATTTCCGGAGACACTTCTGGGGACTACAAGAAAATGCTACTAGCTCTGATAGGGCATGGGAATAATTAA
- the LOC131302471 gene encoding uncharacterized protein LOC131302471 translates to MDRATPIRKPHTSTADLLTWSEAPPPPATDSANASRPHQPSDGIRKVVFGGQVTDEEAESLNKRKPCSGYKLKEITGSKIFAGEDGEPESGDRTTVRTYQQAMNGISQISFSVEEKVSPKKPTTLPEVAKQRELSGTLQSDADAKTNKLLSDAKSKELSGNDIFGPPSEIPPRSLAATRTLEAKDNKDMVEPAPRNVRTSVKVSNPAGGQSNILFGEEPTVKTARKIHDQKFAELTGNNIFKGDVPPGSAEKPLSTAKLREISGNDIFADGKAESRDYLGGVRKPPGGESSIALV, encoded by the exons ATGGACAGAGCTACACCAATAAGAAAACCCCACACATCCACCGCCGATTTGCTGACGTGGTCAGAGGCTCCTCCGCCGCCCGCCACCGACTCCGCCAACGCCTCCCGTCCTCACCAG CCGTCGGATGGGATCAGGAAGGTGGTGTTTGGAGGTCAGGTGACCGATGAAGAAGCCGAGAGCCTAAACAAACG GAAGCCTTGCTCAGGGTATAAATTAAAGGAAATTACTGGAAGCAAAATATTTGCTGGTGAAGATGGAGAGCCAGAATCTGGGGACAGAACAACAGTTCGGACTTATCAG CAAGCAATGAATGGAATAAGCCAGATATCATTTAGTGTAGAGGAGAAGGTTTCTCCAAAGAAACCTACCACTCTCCCTGAAGTGGCAAAGCAGCGTGAGTTAAGCGGGACCCTTCAAAGTGATGCAGATGCAAAAACTAACAAGCTGCTGTCTGATGCAAAGAGCAAGGAACTGAGTGGGAATGACATTTTTGGCCCTCCTTCGGAAATTCCTCCGCGATCATTGGCTGCAACACGCACCTTGGAAGCCAAAGATAACAAAGACATGGTCGAACCTGCACCAAGGAATGTGCGGACATCTGTCAAAGTTTCTAAT CCTGCCGGAGGTCAGAGTAACATCCTATTTGGCGAAGAACCAACAGTCAAGACTGCAAGGAAAATACACGACCAAAAGTTTGCAGAGCTTACGGGGAACAACATCTTCAAGGGAGATGTTCCTCCTGGGTCAGCTGAGAAACCACTGAGCACGGCTAAGCTCAGAGAAATAAGTGGCAATGATATATTTGCTGATGGAAAGGCGGAATCTAGAGACTACCTAGGAGGCGTTCGCAAGCCACCTGGTGGCGAGAGCAGCATTGCCTTGGTTTAA